From the bacterium genome, one window contains:
- the mnmE gene encoding tRNA uridine-5-carboxymethylaminomethyl(34) synthesis GTPase MnmE, producing MTAPYINTIAALATAPGEGAIAIVRVSGPESLAIADRVFRSKAPPPSQRPAQTFVHGTIVSDNGIADEVILLIYRAPHSYTREDSVEIQGHGGSAAAKRILRAVLEAGAQTAEPGEFTKRAFLSGRIDLLQAEAVLDLIRARSDRAADAALEQLNGTLSRTFDQLYDHTLALAANLEATLDFSEDELPESVMQDVMKRRHHVETEFKQLLNSWDEGHLLREGALVVIAGKPNVGKSTLLNALVGKDRAIVTSIPGTTRDTIEEQVVINGYLVRLVDTAGLRETPCEIEKEGVSRAREAIMHSDCNVYVCDNSTGLDNDDIVTLKSLNKSKTIIVENKCDLKSNRTDRIHMTDCSHISISAKNGIGIEELKRSIITMIGVSGGGSSPHAAISERHRQLLVSAHKDVVEAGLLLNRPAQETALAASRLRCALETLGEVTGRTYHDELLNSIFSRFCIGK from the coding sequence ATGACAGCGCCATACATAAATACGATTGCGGCCTTAGCCACCGCCCCCGGTGAAGGGGCTATTGCGATTGTGCGCGTATCGGGACCAGAAAGCCTCGCCATCGCTGATCGCGTTTTCCGCAGTAAGGCTCCCCCACCCTCACAGCGGCCGGCACAGACATTTGTCCACGGCACAATCGTCAGTGACAACGGGATCGCCGATGAAGTGATTCTCTTGATCTATCGAGCCCCGCACAGTTACACCCGGGAAGATTCTGTAGAAATTCAGGGACATGGCGGTTCTGCTGCTGCAAAAAGGATCCTCCGCGCTGTTTTAGAGGCTGGCGCCCAAACGGCGGAGCCCGGCGAATTCACAAAACGTGCTTTTTTGAGTGGTCGCATTGACCTCCTTCAGGCGGAAGCCGTTCTGGACCTCATTCGTGCTCGTTCCGACCGTGCCGCCGATGCCGCGCTCGAACAACTGAATGGCACCCTCAGCCGGACTTTTGATCAACTTTATGATCATACCCTGGCCCTCGCCGCCAACCTGGAAGCCACCTTGGATTTTTCTGAGGATGAACTACCCGAGTCCGTCATGCAGGATGTCATGAAGCGACGTCATCACGTCGAAACTGAATTCAAACAGTTACTCAACTCCTGGGACGAGGGCCATCTACTTCGAGAAGGCGCTCTGGTCGTCATTGCCGGCAAACCCAATGTCGGTAAATCTACATTGCTTAATGCCCTTGTTGGCAAAGATCGAGCTATCGTAACGTCGATCCCAGGCACCACACGCGACACCATAGAAGAACAAGTAGTCATTAATGGGTATTTGGTCAGATTAGTCGATACGGCTGGCTTGAGAGAGACACCTTGCGAAATAGAAAAGGAGGGAGTAAGCCGGGCACGTGAAGCTATAATGCATTCTGATTGCAATGTTTATGTTTGTGATAATTCAACTGGATTAGATAATGACGATATAGTCACATTAAAATCGCTTAATAAATCAAAGACGATAATTGTAGAAAATAAATGCGATTTGAAGTCAAATAGGACCGATCGTATACATATGACCGATTGTTCTCATATATCTATTAGTGCCAAAAACGGAATTGGCATTGAAGAGCTGAAGCGATCAATTATCACTATGATAGGCGTCAGCGGCGGCGGCTCATCACCCCATGCGGCTATCTCAGAGCGACACCGCCAATTATTGGTATCCGCACACAAGGATGTCGTTGAAGCGGGGCTATTATTGAACAGACCGGCTCAGGAAACAGCCCTGGCCGCATCCCGACTTCGTTGCGCATTAGAAACGCTGGGAGAAGTCACCGGCCGCACCTATCACGATGAATTACTCAACAGTATCTTCTCCCGCTTCTGCATCGGTAAATAA
- a CDS encoding Eco57I restriction-modification methylase domain-containing protein produces MKTAATKHKRTRQQELGQFLTATPIADFMALMFGQLPSVVRLLDAGAGAGALTHAFISRLCGRNDDVRAVEATVYELDPRILDSLSETMLDCQQLCSKAGIQFSFTIHPTDFIQEMSTRLSGDMFGRPPPVFDVAIANPPYRKISADSVERRALRSVGVETSNLYTGFIALIQRLLVSGGQLVGITPRSFCNGPYFRPFREDFLSHLDLRRLHIFESRKAAFRTDSVLQENIIFYAVKGVGQSREVVVSSSSGEPGDAINETIFPFGEIVHPHDAEKFIHIPSATCHATAKKTMDGLGSSLASLGVTVSTGRVVDFRLKESLRKEPERGTVPLVYPCHFNGGTIHWPKLEARKPNAILDNDETHPWLVPSGIYLLTKRFTSKEERRRLVACMFDPDQVNAKWLGFENHLNYLHANGHGLERALAIGLFAFLNSTVVDHYFRRFSGHTQVNATDLRTLAYPDRDTLQAMGREINTLNLSQEEIDQLVRKHLHVHR; encoded by the coding sequence ATGAAAACCGCCGCCACAAAACATAAGCGCACACGGCAGCAGGAGCTTGGCCAGTTTCTTACTGCAACGCCTATAGCTGATTTCATGGCGTTAATGTTCGGACAACTTCCGAGCGTGGTGCGTTTGCTTGATGCTGGGGCTGGGGCTGGAGCACTCACCCATGCATTTATCTCTCGCCTATGTGGGAGAAATGACGATGTTCGGGCTGTCGAAGCAACAGTCTATGAGCTTGATCCACGCATACTGGATTCTCTTTCTGAGACCATGTTGGACTGCCAGCAACTTTGCAGCAAAGCAGGAATTCAATTTTCTTTTACCATTCATCCAACCGACTTTATTCAGGAAATGTCCACACGTCTTTCGGGTGATATGTTCGGGAGGCCGCCACCCGTCTTCGATGTCGCCATTGCAAACCCGCCATATCGCAAAATCAGCGCTGACTCAGTCGAAAGGCGTGCTCTACGTTCCGTTGGAGTTGAAACAAGTAATCTCTACACTGGTTTCATTGCCCTGATTCAGCGGTTGCTGGTTTCTGGCGGGCAACTCGTAGGGATTACGCCGCGCAGTTTTTGTAACGGCCCATACTTCCGCCCTTTTCGTGAAGACTTTCTTAGTCATCTGGACCTGCGACGATTGCATATTTTTGAATCACGCAAGGCGGCTTTTCGAACAGACAGTGTGTTGCAGGAGAACATTATTTTTTATGCAGTGAAGGGGGTGGGTCAATCCCGCGAAGTAGTCGTTTCTAGCAGCAGCGGAGAGCCTGGCGACGCGATAAACGAGACGATATTTCCTTTTGGTGAAATCGTTCATCCGCATGACGCTGAGAAGTTTATCCACATCCCGTCCGCGACCTGTCATGCAACAGCAAAAAAAACGATGGATGGCCTCGGCTCAAGCCTTGCCTCATTGGGCGTAACCGTATCGACAGGGCGAGTCGTGGACTTTAGACTCAAAGAGTCACTTCGCAAAGAGCCCGAACGAGGGACCGTCCCACTGGTTTATCCCTGTCATTTCAATGGCGGTACCATTCACTGGCCTAAACTCGAAGCACGCAAACCCAATGCCATCCTCGATAACGACGAGACGCATCCGTGGCTTGTGCCCTCTGGAATTTATTTGCTCACCAAGCGTTTCACGTCTAAAGAAGAGCGTCGCCGCCTTGTGGCTTGTATGTTCGACCCCGACCAAGTGAACGCGAAATGGCTTGGTTTTGAGAATCACCTGAACTACCTCCATGCGAATGGGCACGGGCTGGAACGAGCGTTGGCTATAGGTTTGTTCGCTTTTCTGAACTCCACGGTGGTAGACCATTATTTTCGTCGATTCAGCGGCCATACACAGGTGAATGCCACTGATCTGCGGACATTAGCCTATCCCGACCGAGACACACTGCAAGCCATGGGGCGGGAAATAAACACCCTCAACCTCTCTCAGGAGGAAATCGATCAACTGGTAAGGAAGCATCTCCATGTCCACAGATAA
- a CDS encoding BsuBI/PstI family type II restriction endonuclease, translating into MSTDKSKQKTFSRKRRLAEAMEVLTSLQLGSKQRNETAAYTLLALLDLRFDMVWAEAQAPLCGITPVIDFIATAYRVRYAPNTRESIRDDAVKFFVEEGLLLRNPDDPHRPTNSGKTVYQIEPTALALFRKIGTPGWKTALQQYLVSRESIKHEIARKRDLARVPVSLPNGSQVALSPGGQNPLIKAIIEHFCPAFAPGGVVIYIGDTENKFVHMEAAGLAALGITLASAAKIPDVIVHYAAKNWLLLIEAVTSSGPVDGKRRKELKELFVGCSAGLVFVTAFENRRTMQSFVSHIAWESEVWIAEDPDHMIHFNGDRFLGPYPDVNPDV; encoded by the coding sequence ATGTCCACAGATAAATCCAAACAAAAAACTTTCTCCAGAAAACGACGGCTCGCAGAAGCGATGGAGGTGCTTACCTCTTTGCAATTGGGTTCAAAACAGCGGAACGAAACTGCCGCTTACACTCTTCTTGCCCTGCTAGATCTTCGGTTCGATATGGTATGGGCCGAAGCACAGGCTCCGCTATGTGGTATCACTCCAGTCATCGATTTTATCGCCACAGCCTACCGAGTACGCTACGCTCCAAACACGCGTGAATCTATTCGTGATGATGCAGTGAAGTTTTTCGTAGAGGAAGGACTGTTGCTACGTAACCCCGACGATCCCCATCGGCCAACAAATAGCGGAAAGACAGTGTATCAGATTGAGCCGACTGCCCTTGCTTTGTTTCGCAAGATTGGAACCCCGGGCTGGAAAACAGCCCTACAGCAATACCTCGTCAGTCGTGAGAGCATTAAGCATGAGATTGCTCGAAAGCGTGATTTGGCCCGTGTTCCTGTGTCATTGCCAAATGGCTCCCAAGTTGCGCTTTCTCCCGGTGGTCAGAATCCGCTCATCAAGGCGATCATCGAACACTTTTGCCCGGCCTTTGCTCCGGGCGGTGTGGTCATCTACATCGGCGACACGGAAAACAAATTCGTCCATATGGAAGCCGCAGGCTTGGCGGCATTGGGAATTACCCTGGCTTCAGCAGCCAAGATCCCTGATGTCATTGTCCATTATGCCGCAAAGAACTGGCTCCTGCTTATTGAGGCCGTCACCAGCTCAGGGCCGGTGGATGGCAAGCGGCGTAAAGAACTCAAGGAGTTGTTTGTTGGCTGTAGCGCGGGGCTGGTATTTGTCACTGCCTTCGAAAACCGCCGTACTATGCAGTCATTCGTTTCTCATATTGCCTGGGAATCCGAGGTGTGGATCGCCGAAGACCCTGACCATATGATTCACTTCAATGGAGATCGGTTTCTTGGGCCGTATCCTGATGTGAATCCGGACGTGTGA
- a CDS encoding nucleotidyltransferase domain-containing protein: MISRDVIKRYVKRLASEVKPMKIVLFGSYAYGRPKPDSDVDLLVIMSTRRRAVYESARIQCAVPAPFPLDLLVRTPEQIRKRVALGDSFMREITASGKVLYESAHA; this comes from the coding sequence ATGATTTCAAGGGATGTAATTAAGCGATATGTGAAACGGCTGGCGAGCGAAGTTAAGCCGATGAAAATCGTTCTTTTTGGATCCTACGCCTATGGGCGGCCGAAACCTGACTCGGATGTGGACTTGTTGGTAATAATGTCTACTAGGCGCCGGGCCGTCTATGAGTCCGCCCGTATCCAATGCGCTGTGCCTGCGCCTTTTCCCCTTGATCTGCTGGTGCGAACCCCTGAGCAGATCCGTAAACGAGTGGCATTGGGTGATTCCTTTATGCGTGAAATTACGGCCAGCGGGAAGGTCCTTTATGAATCCGCTCACGCGTGA
- a CDS encoding HEPN domain-containing protein, translated as MNPLTREWVVKAEEDFEAALRLSRCRKISLWNAVCFHAQQCAEKYLKAVLQENKDTIPKIHHLPSLLNLLVIRHPLWDGMREGLTLLSGFAVEFRYPGESATKRDAVKALAICRSVRETVRDHLRI; from the coding sequence ATGAATCCGCTCACGCGTGAATGGGTAGTAAAGGCAGAAGAAGATTTTGAGGCGGCGCTCCGTCTCTCCCGTTGCCGGAAAATTTCGCTCTGGAATGCCGTGTGTTTTCACGCCCAACAATGCGCGGAGAAATACCTAAAGGCGGTTTTGCAGGAAAATAAAGACACCATCCCAAAAATTCATCATCTTCCCTCTTTGTTGAATCTCCTGGTGATTCGGCACCCCCTCTGGGATGGTATGAGGGAAGGTCTTACGCTTTTAAGCGGGTTTGCTGTTGAATTCCGGTATCCGGGTGAATCAGCCACCAAGAGAGATGCTGTCAAGGCTTTGGCAATATGCCGATCTGTTCGTGAAACAGTTCGGGATCATTTGCGAATTTGA
- a CDS encoding DEAD/DEAH box helicase family protein, producing the protein MDHTTINAHSPPDVKISLFRSLFRGREDVYPRRFESRKTGKSGYQPACANEWTRGLCDKRAVRCQDCPNRRFRTVTDETIRWHLSGQDTAGSPFVMGIFPLLQDDTCFFLAADFDKSSWQEDVAAVIETCHNFGLPVALERSRSGNGGHLWFFFDQAIPASLARKFGSFILTETMERRPDIGLDSYDRFFPNQDTLPSKGFGNLIALPLQKLPREQGNSVFLDEQGVPIPDQWAFLASLPRLSRDLIEPLVQKAERQDRVLNVQMVCQEEDESTPWSLPPSRQRKTMPTKHPLPDTLELVLGNQIFIRKESLPPALRNRILRLAAFQNPEFYKQQAMRNYISLPRIIACAEDYPQHIGLPRGCLHNLEALLSELAIKPTLHDERAQGHSINVSFIGDLYPDQRAAGEALLAHETGILWATTAFGKTVLAAWLIAQRGVNTLILVHRRQLMEQWVERLSSFLKLPPKSIGTIGAGRNKPTGIIDVAIMQSLVHEGQVDDRIGNYGYVIADECHHLASPNYAQVAGQAKARFFTGLTATLTRKDGHHPLVQMLCGPVRFRVNARQQAHQRPFMHSVLVRPTAYISPGQLEEDRRLQFQALYDGLINCRPRNELIIQDVIAAVQQGRSPVVLTERTEHLEALQALLEPAVKHLLVLRGGMGRKELKGLLARLASIPADEERVLLATGHYLGEGFDDTRLDTLFLTLPISWRGTIAQYAGRLHRLHEGKKEVRIYDYADLNVPMLARMFDKRCKGYEAIGYSILLPASAVPGWPTDVPLPVEPEWKRDYAATVQRLIRDGVDTHLGNLFVHAARTYPADTEGVGRARSASEAFFFKRLETLPKTAGLFRLNQILPIPFDNYGQMEVDFLFPAAKLVIELDGPHHFADQEAYRRDRRKDACLQEHGYFVLRFLCDDVGKQLDQVLDTVLRVLSRQNQLKAG; encoded by the coding sequence ATGGATCATACCACCATAAATGCTCATTCGCCACCGGATGTTAAAATTTCCCTTTTCCGCTCACTATTCAGGGGCAGGGAGGATGTCTATCCCCGGCGTTTCGAAAGTCGCAAAACCGGCAAGTCCGGCTACCAGCCTGCCTGCGCCAACGAGTGGACACGGGGCTTGTGCGACAAGCGTGCCGTCCGCTGCCAGGATTGCCCCAACCGCCGCTTCCGCACCGTCACCGATGAAACCATTCGTTGGCATCTTTCCGGACAGGATACCGCTGGCTCACCCTTCGTGATGGGCATCTTTCCCCTGCTCCAGGACGATACCTGCTTCTTCCTTGCCGCCGATTTCGACAAATCAAGCTGGCAGGAAGATGTGGCGGCCGTTATAGAGACCTGCCATAATTTCGGACTCCCTGTTGCGCTTGAACGTTCCCGCTCCGGAAATGGCGGCCATCTCTGGTTCTTCTTCGACCAGGCCATTCCTGCATCTCTTGCCCGTAAATTCGGGTCTTTTATCCTCACCGAAACTATGGAGCGTCGTCCAGATATTGGATTGGATTCTTATGATCGTTTTTTTCCTAACCAGGACACACTCCCTTCTAAAGGATTTGGGAACCTGATTGCCCTCCCTCTCCAAAAACTTCCCCGAGAACAAGGTAATAGTGTTTTTTTGGATGAACAGGGTGTCCCCATACCCGACCAATGGGCTTTTCTGGCCTCACTCCCCAGACTTTCACGTGACCTTATTGAGCCTCTTGTCCAAAAGGCGGAACGACAAGATCGTGTACTCAATGTCCAAATGGTGTGTCAGGAAGAGGATGAATCCACACCCTGGTCTCTTCCCCCTTCACGGCAACGGAAAACCATGCCTACCAAACACCCCCTACCCGACACCCTTGAACTCGTCCTTGGGAATCAGATCTTCATCCGCAAGGAGAGCCTCCCCCCCGCCTTGCGCAACCGTATCCTCCGCCTGGCCGCATTCCAGAATCCGGAATTCTACAAACAGCAGGCGATGCGGAATTATATCTCCCTACCACGGATTATCGCTTGCGCTGAGGATTATCCACAACATATCGGTCTCCCACGCGGGTGTCTGCACAACCTCGAAGCCCTGTTGTCTGAACTCGCCATCAAACCCACCCTTCACGATGAACGTGCTCAAGGGCACTCGATCAACGTGTCCTTCATTGGCGACCTTTATCCCGACCAGCGCGCCGCCGGGGAGGCGCTCCTCGCTCATGAAACTGGCATCCTTTGGGCTACGACCGCCTTCGGTAAGACCGTGTTGGCCGCTTGGCTTATCGCACAACGAGGCGTAAACACCCTGATCCTTGTGCATCGCCGCCAATTGATGGAGCAATGGGTGGAACGACTGTCTTCATTCCTCAAACTGCCACCAAAATCCATCGGCACTATAGGCGCCGGACGTAATAAGCCAACGGGTATAATCGATGTCGCGATCATGCAGAGCCTGGTTCATGAGGGGCAGGTTGATGACCGTATAGGAAATTACGGCTATGTGATCGCGGATGAATGCCATCACCTCGCTTCCCCAAATTATGCACAGGTAGCAGGTCAAGCCAAGGCCAGGTTTTTCACCGGACTCACCGCCACCCTGACGCGCAAGGATGGTCATCACCCTCTTGTCCAGATGCTCTGTGGCCCTGTCCGCTTCCGTGTGAATGCCCGCCAACAGGCCCACCAACGCCCCTTCATGCACTCCGTCCTTGTCCGTCCTACCGCCTACATTTCCCCAGGTCAACTTGAAGAGGATCGGCGACTGCAATTCCAGGCGCTATACGATGGGCTGATCAACTGTCGCCCACGGAATGAATTGATTATCCAGGACGTGATTGCGGCCGTGCAACAGGGGCGGAGCCCTGTCGTACTGACCGAACGTACGGAGCATCTTGAAGCACTTCAGGCCCTTCTTGAACCAGCCGTCAAACATCTTCTTGTTCTACGGGGCGGCATGGGCCGGAAAGAACTTAAAGGTTTGCTTGCCCGCCTGGCCTCTATTCCGGCGGACGAGGAACGAGTTCTGTTGGCCACGGGTCATTATCTCGGTGAGGGCTTTGATGACACGCGGCTTGACACCCTCTTCCTGACACTGCCAATATCCTGGCGCGGCACCATTGCCCAATATGCAGGGCGTCTTCACCGCCTGCATGAAGGAAAAAAGGAGGTCCGGATTTATGATTATGCAGACTTGAATGTCCCCATGCTGGCCCGCATGTTCGACAAACGCTGTAAAGGCTACGAGGCGATCGGATACAGTATCTTGCTTCCCGCCAGTGCCGTTCCGGGCTGGCCCACGGATGTCCCCTTGCCGGTCGAGCCGGAATGGAAACGCGACTATGCCGCCACCGTGCAACGTCTGATCCGGGACGGTGTGGATACGCATCTTGGCAATTTATTTGTCCATGCCGCCCGCACCTACCCTGCCGATACCGAAGGAGTGGGCCGGGCCCGGAGTGCTTCCGAAGCCTTTTTCTTCAAGCGACTCGAAACGTTGCCGAAAACCGCCGGCCTCTTCCGCCTTAATCAGATCCTACCCATCCCATTCGACAATTATGGCCAAATGGAGGTGGATTTCCTTTTTCCGGCAGCCAAACTGGTAATTGAACTGGATGGCCCACACCATTTTGCCGATCAAGAGGCCTACCGGCGCGACCGGCGAAAAGATGCCTGTCTACAGGAACATGGTTATTTTGTCCTTAGGTTCCTTTGTGACGACGTCGGGAAGCAACTTGATCAAGTACTGGACACTGTCCTTCGGGTACTTTCACGGCAAAACCAACTAAAGGCGGGATAA
- the ftsH gene encoding ATP-dependent zinc metalloprotease FtsH — MELKNENQAPQTPPSEQKKKPEMTTPQKFSQRGLLIWFAILGLMLLAYQFYKEDQQPTAELNYNPDFVNLVESGEIPECEIVSEISGNQYIRGTQKSIDPRTGKRKQFKVDVMVTDDMPAWLQENKVKFKFRRESPYFWQIVSSALPILLLLGLLWFMFSRQMKGMGQGALSFGKSRAKMLARDKNKVTFKDVAGVEEAKEEVQEIIDFLKDPKRFQKLGGRIPKGVLLMGPPGTGKTLMAKAIAGEAGVPFFNISGSDFVEMFVGVGASRVRDMFEQGKRNAPCIIFIDEIDAVGRSRFSGVGGGHDEREQTLNALLVEMDGFDTQEGVIIIAATNRPDVLDPALQRPGRFDRQIVIDLPTLDGREAILNIHARGIKLSLSVDLRRIARGTPGFSGADLANLMNEAALLAARSSKEGVDLSDLEEARDKVRWGRERRSRVLDDKEKKVTAYHETGHALVTLLVEESEPIHKITIIPRGNAYLGATMQLPEKDRYMEGKLKLKGILATMMGGRVAEELIFGDITSGARSDLKQATRLARLMVCDWGMSENMGPQTFGNHEELMFLGRGISSSQDFSEDTARKIDADVSWLLRTAYTQAKEILEKNRDKLEQIAKTLLERETLDARDVEELMKHGRLLTDAERPVVAPSDTPAVPVTTVNETPVTSAPEKTEG, encoded by the coding sequence ATGGAACTGAAGAACGAAAATCAGGCGCCTCAAACGCCACCCTCGGAACAGAAGAAAAAGCCGGAGATGACGACCCCGCAGAAATTCTCGCAACGGGGACTTTTAATCTGGTTCGCCATCCTGGGCCTCATGTTATTGGCCTATCAATTTTACAAGGAAGATCAGCAACCAACGGCGGAGTTGAACTACAATCCTGATTTCGTCAACCTGGTGGAATCAGGTGAGATTCCTGAATGTGAGATCGTATCCGAAATCTCCGGCAATCAATACATCCGTGGAACCCAGAAGAGCATCGATCCGCGTACGGGAAAACGCAAACAGTTCAAGGTGGATGTGATGGTGACCGATGACATGCCTGCCTGGTTGCAGGAAAATAAGGTCAAATTCAAGTTCCGCCGGGAAAGCCCGTATTTCTGGCAGATCGTTTCCAGCGCCCTGCCGATTTTGCTGCTGCTTGGATTGCTGTGGTTTATGTTTTCGCGTCAGATGAAAGGAATGGGGCAGGGGGCATTGAGTTTCGGAAAGAGCCGCGCCAAGATGCTGGCGCGTGACAAGAACAAAGTCACCTTCAAAGATGTCGCCGGCGTGGAGGAGGCCAAGGAGGAAGTTCAGGAGATTATTGATTTCCTGAAGGATCCGAAGCGGTTCCAGAAACTCGGCGGACGCATTCCTAAGGGCGTCCTTTTGATGGGACCTCCGGGGACTGGAAAAACATTGATGGCCAAGGCCATTGCCGGTGAGGCGGGTGTGCCGTTCTTTAATATCAGCGGATCAGATTTTGTGGAGATGTTTGTTGGCGTGGGCGCCTCGCGAGTACGCGACATGTTTGAACAGGGCAAGCGCAATGCGCCTTGCATCATCTTCATCGACGAAATTGATGCGGTGGGCCGCAGCCGGTTTTCCGGTGTGGGCGGGGGCCATGATGAGCGTGAGCAGACGCTGAATGCCCTGCTGGTTGAGATGGATGGCTTTGATACCCAGGAGGGGGTCATCATCATTGCCGCCACAAACCGGCCGGATGTCTTGGATCCCGCCTTGCAACGGCCTGGCCGCTTTGACCGCCAGATTGTTATTGATCTGCCGACACTGGATGGGCGTGAGGCCATTCTGAATATTCATGCCCGTGGTATTAAGTTGTCCCTATCGGTTGACTTGCGCCGTATTGCCCGCGGCACACCGGGATTTTCCGGAGCGGATTTGGCCAACCTGATGAATGAGGCAGCCCTGTTGGCCGCCCGAAGCAGTAAGGAAGGGGTCGATTTATCTGATCTGGAAGAAGCGCGCGATAAGGTCCGGTGGGGCCGTGAGCGACGAAGTCGCGTTTTGGATGACAAGGAAAAGAAGGTGACCGCGTACCACGAAACCGGTCATGCGTTGGTGACGTTACTGGTGGAGGAGAGCGAGCCGATTCACAAGATCACCATCATTCCGCGCGGTAATGCATATCTGGGTGCCACCATGCAGCTTCCTGAGAAGGATCGTTATATGGAAGGCAAACTCAAGCTGAAGGGTATTCTCGCCACGATGATGGGTGGGCGCGTGGCTGAGGAGTTGATTTTTGGTGACATCACCTCGGGTGCACGGAGTGATCTGAAGCAGGCGACCCGGTTGGCCCGACTGATGGTATGTGACTGGGGTATGAGTGAAAATATGGGTCCGCAAACTTTCGGGAACCACGAGGAGTTGATGTTCCTGGGCCGCGGGATTTCGAGCTCGCAGGATTTCAGTGAGGATACGGCCCGAAAGATTGATGCCGATGTCAGTTGGCTTCTACGAACGGCTTACACCCAAGCCAAGGAAATTCTGGAGAAAAATCGGGACAAACTGGAGCAGATTGCCAAGACGTTATTGGAGCGTGAAACGCTGGATGCCCGCGATGTTGAAGAGTTGATGAAACACGGACGCCTGTTGACGGATGCGGAACGGCCGGTGGTAGCCCCGAGTGACACGCCTGCTGTACCGGTTACGACGGTGAATGAAACGCCGGTGACTTCGGCCCCTGAAAAAACGGAAGGGTGA
- the folP gene encoding dihydropteroate synthase gives MIPHVSWRCRERTLVLGSRPLVMGILNVTPDSFSDGGRHQDPDAAIRHGLEMAEAGADIIDVGGESTRPGAQAVAPEAEAGRVIPVIRALAQAFVGKPGAPALSVDTRKAVVARAALAAGADIINDVTALEGDPSMPGVTREYGAGVILMHMRGDPSMMQQDPRYGDVVAEVAAYLAGRVAVLKAAGLKPDTMALDPGIGFGKTLGHNVKLIAGLQALVALGYPVVVGLSRKSMVSAITGRDVTHRLAGSIAGAVWAAGQGAHVWRVHDVAESVDAARMVEMMRKEAIDWNG, from the coding sequence GTGATCCCGCATGTGTCATGGCGTTGCCGTGAGCGGACTCTGGTGTTGGGTTCGCGGCCGCTGGTTATGGGTATTTTGAATGTCACCCCGGATTCATTTTCGGATGGAGGGCGACATCAGGATCCTGACGCGGCGATTCGACACGGGTTGGAAATGGCAGAAGCCGGTGCGGACATCATTGATGTGGGTGGGGAATCCACGCGACCTGGGGCGCAGGCGGTAGCACCTGAGGCTGAGGCCGGTCGAGTGATTCCGGTGATCAGGGCTTTGGCGCAGGCCTTTGTCGGCAAGCCCGGTGCCCCGGCCTTGTCGGTGGATACGCGAAAAGCGGTTGTGGCACGAGCTGCGCTGGCGGCCGGGGCCGACATCATTAATGATGTCACGGCGTTGGAAGGGGACCCCTCCATGCCGGGTGTGACGCGTGAATATGGGGCCGGTGTGATTTTGATGCACATGCGAGGCGATCCGAGCATGATGCAACAGGATCCCCGGTATGGGGATGTGGTGGCGGAAGTTGCTGCTTATCTGGCAGGTCGGGTTGCCGTATTGAAGGCAGCCGGGTTGAAGCCCGACACCATGGCACTCGATCCGGGAATCGGGTTTGGTAAAACGCTGGGTCACAATGTGAAGTTGATTGCCGGTTTGCAGGCGCTGGTGGCGTTGGGATATCCGGTGGTGGTGGGGCTGTCGCGAAAGAGTATGGTCAGCGCGATCACCGGGCGTGATGTGACGCACAGGCTCGCGGGGAGCATCGCGGGCGCAGTATGGGCGGCGGGGCAGGGTGCCCATGTGTGGCGTGTTCATGATGTTGCCGAGTCGGTGGATGCGGCCCGGATGGTTGAAATGATGAGAAAGGAAGCGATCGATTGGAATGGATAA